The Benincasa hispida cultivar B227 chromosome 11, ASM972705v1, whole genome shotgun sequence genome has a segment encoding these proteins:
- the LOC120091331 gene encoding protein trichome birefringence: MAEVTKYQPINGGNLVSDVKSLFSILKTKRTMAFAYGFMFAFVVFTVFLAFNPSSSFSPSFSNIFSGSNFVGYNSSNGGSGSRYPSFLSYFFPNSSLQQSNPVISPPVPEANFSRSSNVTTQPQPPAVEKEPPRVKNRTEESVQENNPPAAGNQTMDSVVSPPIETQPPAETVKNDTQSTPVTEVTNSNQTESKNAPPVVDDQVKSSGLEPIPLNNGSSRAEEKNVPTNYTAPLSKKQNNETFSDSGESVNQKDWVESLKNCDFFDGEWVPDDSYPLYKPGSCLLIDEQFNCHLNGRPDKNYQKFRWKPKRCHLPRLDGGRMLDLLKGKRLVFVGDSLNRNMWESLVCILRNSVKDQSKVFEAHGRQVFRGEAAYSFIFKDYNFTVEFFVSPFLVREWEMPDKNGKKKETLRLDLVGKSSDQYKEADIIVFNTGHWWTHDKTARGKDYYQEGSHVYEELNVLEAFRKAITTWARWVDNNINPMKSIVFFRGYSESHFSGGQWNSGGQCDSEIEPIKNETFLRHYPKKMVVLEKVLSGMKTHVTYLNITKMTDFRKDGHPSIYRKQKLTEEERRSPLRFQDCSHWCLPGVPDTWNEILFAELLLKQQQQKRT; this comes from the exons ATGGCTGAAGTTACCAAGTATCAGCCCATCAATGGCGGAAATCTGGTATCAGACGTCAAGAGTCTCTTCTCTATTCTTAAAACCAAGAGAACTATGGCTTTTGCTTATGGGTTTATGTTTGCTTTCGTTGTTTTCACTGTCTTTTTGGCTTttaacccttcttcttccttttctcctTCCTTCTCTAATATTTTCAGTGGGAGTAACTTTGTTGGGTATAATTCTTCTAATGGGGGTTCTGGATCTCGATACCCTTCTTTCCTTTCTTACTTTTTTCCCAACAGTTCGCTTCAGCAGAGTAATCCAGTGATCTCTCCGCCGGTGCCGGAGGCTAATTTCTCTAGATCTAGTAATGTGACGACTCAGCCGCAGCCGCCGGCTGTTGAGAAAGAACCGCCCCGTGTGAAGAACCGTACGGAAGAATCGGTACAGGAAAACAATCCACCGGCGGCCGGAAATCAGACAATGGATTCTGTAGTTTCGCCTCCGATTGAAACTCAACCGCCGGCGGAAACTGTGAAGAACGATACTCAATCTACACCGGTTACTGAAGTTACGAACTCGAATCAAACTGAATCGAAAAATGCCCCTCCGGTGGTGGATGATCAGGTTAAGAGTTCTGGGCTGGAACCGATTCCATTGAATAATGGAAGTTCTAGGGCAGAGGAGAAAAATGTACCGACGAATTACACGGCTCCGTTGTCGAAGAAGCAAAACAATGAGACGTTTTCAGATTCCGGTGAATCGGTTAACCAGAAGGATTGGGTTGAGTCTTTGAAGAATTGTGATTTTTTCGATGGAGAGTGGGTGCCGGATGATTCTTATCCACTTTATAAACCTGGTTCTTGTTTACTGATTGATGAACAATTCAATTGCCATTTGAATGGCAGGCCTGATAAGAATTATCAGAAATTTAGATGGAAGCCCAAGAGATGCCATCTCCCAAG GTTGGATGGAGGTCGAATGTTGGATCTTTTGAAAGGTAAAAGATTAGTTTTCGTTGGTGACTCGCTGAATCGAAACATGTGGGAATCGCTTGTTTGTATATTAAGAAACTCTGTTAAAGACCAAAGTAAAGTGTTTGAAGCTCACGGAAGACAAGTGTTCAGAGGGGAAGCAGCTTACTCTTTCATTTTTAAG GATTATAACTTCACCGTAGAGTTCTTTGTGTCTCCCTTTTTAGTCCGAGAGTGGGAGATGCCAGATAAGAATGGTAAGAAGAAAGAAACTCTACGTCTCGATTTGGTCGGGAAGTCGTCTGATCAGTATAAAGAAGCTGATATAATTGTCTTCAACACTGGTCACTGGTGGACTCATGACAAAACTGCAAGAGG GAAAGATTATTACCAAGAAGGGAGCCATGTTTATGAAGAATTGAATGTTCTTGAGGCCTTCCGAAAGGCTATAACAACATGGGCGAGATGGGTTGATAATAACATAAATCCAATGAAGTCCATTGTTTTCTTCAGGGGCTACTCTGAATCCCATTTCAG CGGAGGACAGTGGAACTCCGGTGGGCAATGCGACAGCGAGATTGAGCCGATCAAGAACGAGACATTTCTGAGACATTACCCGAAGAAGATGGTTGTTTTGGAGAAGGTATTGAGCGGGATGAAAACTCATGTTACCTATCTAAACATTACAAAGATGACGGATTTTCGAAAGGACGGGCACCCTTCGATCTACAGGAAGCAAAAGCTAACAGAAGAAGAGAGGAGATCACCATTGAGATTCCAGGACTGCAGCCATTGGTGTCTTCCTGGTGTTCCTGATACATGGAATGAGATTTTATTTGCAGAACTGTTATTGAAACAGCAACAACAAAAAAGAACATAG